A genomic segment from bacterium encodes:
- a CDS encoding branched-chain amino acid ABC transporter permease: protein MPRAAVAATVVAAGALAALVPSLGLPQYYVSLLTQTWIFGIAAMSLDLLVGFTGLVSFSQAAFFGTAAYIVGIAQTQYHLAAFWPALGLAVLGAAGLAAVFGLLALRGEGVSFIIITLALNEIVWGLAYQWVSVSGGDNGITGFVRPVVAGVDLTGTAPFYRFCLVVLLVCFGLLVAIVRSPFGLVLQGLRERPRRMAALGYNVRMFRYAAFVLAAAFAGVAGVLFAYYNEFVGPVNLSLDTTVQILIMVILGGAGTLVGPLAGAAVVVFVSNALSNLTQRWELILGAVYVAILLYARDGLVGIGRRLWRAASGRDLGRPGAASAIRPAVSPGDAEREP, encoded by the coding sequence GTGCCGCGCGCGGCGGTGGCGGCGACGGTGGTGGCGGCGGGCGCGCTCGCGGCGCTCGTGCCATCGCTCGGGCTGCCGCAGTACTATGTCTCGCTGCTGACCCAGACGTGGATCTTCGGCATCGCCGCGATGAGCCTCGACCTGTTGGTCGGGTTCACGGGGCTGGTCAGCTTCAGCCAGGCCGCGTTTTTCGGCACGGCCGCCTACATCGTCGGGATCGCGCAGACGCAGTACCACCTCGCGGCGTTCTGGCCCGCGCTGGGGCTGGCGGTGCTGGGCGCCGCGGGCCTCGCGGCCGTCTTCGGACTCTTGGCGCTCCGGGGGGAAGGCGTGAGCTTCATCATCATCACGCTCGCGCTCAACGAGATCGTCTGGGGGCTTGCGTATCAGTGGGTGTCCGTGAGCGGGGGCGACAACGGGATCACCGGGTTCGTCCGCCCGGTGGTGGCCGGCGTGGATCTCACGGGCACCGCGCCGTTCTACCGATTCTGCCTCGTCGTCCTCCTCGTCTGCTTCGGCCTGCTCGTCGCGATCGTGCGCTCGCCGTTCGGATTAGTGCTCCAGGGCCTGCGGGAACGGCCGCGCCGGATGGCCGCGCTCGGGTACAACGTGCGGATGTTCCGGTACGCGGCGTTTGTGCTCGCCGCCGCGTTCGCCGGCGTCGCCGGCGTGCTGTTCGCGTACTACAACGAGTTCGTCGGTCCCGTCAATCTCAGCCTCGACACGACCGTGCAGATCCTGATCATGGTGATCCTGGGCGGCGCCGGCACGCTCGTCGGGCCCCTCGCCGGCGCCGCGGTCGTCGTGTTCGTCAGCAACGCTCTCAGCAACCTCACGCAGCGTTGGGAGCTGATCCTCGGCGCGGTGTACGTGGCCATCTTGCTATACGCGCGCGACGGGTTGGTCGGTATCGGCCGCCGGCTGTGGCGGGCTGCGAGCGGTCGTGACCTGGGACGTCCCGGCGCCGCGTCCGCGATCCGACCCGCGGTGTCGCCCGGCGATGCGGAGCGCGAGCCGTGA
- a CDS encoding branched-chain amino acid ABC transporter permease: MTFYAQNLLGGLAYGSLLFLIASGFTLIFGLMRVVNIAQTSFFLVGVYTGLTLLRAHVPFWLAVPLAGATVTVIGLFIYRVFLHRYHADELVALLLTLGFALMLDDGALALWGGNPESVPAPGALAASLQLGALVFPSYWLALIGISLLIAAALRTMERRTMLGAIIRAGVDDEEMARGLGIDVDRAFYVVFAIGAFLAGAGGLLGGPITGAYPGLDGDLLPLAFAVIIIGGIGSLEGAYVGSLIIGLVSTFGKALFPELSYFTIFVPVAAIMSLRPQGLLGRRR, translated from the coding sequence ATGACATTCTACGCGCAGAACCTGCTGGGCGGGTTGGCGTACGGGAGCCTGCTGTTCCTCATCGCGTCCGGGTTCACGCTGATCTTCGGCCTGATGCGCGTCGTCAACATCGCGCAGACGTCGTTCTTTCTGGTCGGGGTGTACACCGGGCTCACGCTCCTTCGGGCCCACGTCCCGTTCTGGCTCGCGGTCCCGCTGGCCGGCGCCACGGTCACCGTGATCGGCCTGTTCATCTATCGGGTGTTTCTGCACCGGTACCACGCGGACGAGCTGGTCGCGCTGTTGCTCACGCTCGGGTTCGCCTTGATGCTGGACGACGGTGCGCTGGCGCTGTGGGGCGGGAACCCGGAGTCCGTGCCCGCGCCCGGCGCGCTCGCGGCATCGCTGCAGCTGGGTGCGCTCGTGTTTCCGTCGTACTGGCTGGCGCTGATCGGGATCAGCCTGTTGATCGCCGCGGCGCTCCGGACGATGGAGCGCCGCACGATGCTGGGCGCGATCATCCGGGCCGGCGTGGACGACGAGGAGATGGCCCGGGGCCTCGGGATCGACGTGGACCGCGCGTTCTACGTCGTGTTCGCCATCGGGGCGTTCCTGGCGGGCGCCGGGGGCCTGCTGGGCGGACCGATCACCGGCGCGTATCCCGGCCTGGACGGCGACCTGCTCCCGCTCGCGTTCGCCGTGATCATCATCGGCGGTATCGGCAGCTTGGAGGGCGCATACGTCGGCAGTCTGATCATCGGACTCGTGAGCACCTTCGGCAAGGCGCTGTTCCCGGAACTCTCCTACTTCACGATCTTCGTGCCCGTGGCCGCGATCATGTCGCTGCGCCCTCAGGGGCTGCTGGGGAGAAGGCGCTAG